A part of Dreissena polymorpha isolate Duluth1 chromosome 13, UMN_Dpol_1.0, whole genome shotgun sequence genomic DNA contains:
- the LOC127854721 gene encoding A disintegrin and metalloproteinase with thrombospondin motifs adt-1-like, whose product MKQKLFVIIFAIILDITSVETGSKVLQKKFFQDGQDNTCNFDANTLCSWSNVRILKAGGVSDDFDWTLYAGSTPTDDTGPSVDHTAGTDKGTYAFIESSAPRVLGEKAWMESPEIPALGQSVVCFRFWYHKYGENMGNLSVYQHQLGPRPGNLVWSDVTEHGDRWLSAQIPLLANVNFRIILEGVVGNGFLGDIAVDDVSVGNGYCLVTPPEASRSNVTPPPVTSVPSPVDGRWGVWTTWSVCSESCGGGNQSRSRSCDFPSGVAHGAYCTGDSTENITCNTVPCPVDGVWSTWSAWSACTVTCGGGTVTRNRACNYPSGTPHGHNCTGNATERSMCNTDICPVDGVWSTWLAWSVCTVTCGGGTVTRNRACNYQSGVPHGHNCTGNATKRSTCNTDICPVDGVWSTWSTWSACTVTCGGGTVTRNRACNYPSGVPHGHNCTGNATEGRSCNTDICPVDGVWSIWSDWSACTVTCGGGTGTRHRACTYPSGAPYGHNCTGNVTEKSTCNTNVCPVDGVWSMWSVWSACTVTCGGGTVTRNRACNYPSGAPHGHNCTGNVTEGRMCNTDICPVDGVWSTWSAWSACTVTCGGGTLTRQRACYYPSGVPHGHNCTGNVTEGRTCNTDICPVDGVWSTWSDWSACKVTCGGGTVTRNRACNYQSGAPHGHNCTGNDTEGSTCNTDICPVDGVWSIWSAWSACTVTCGGGTVTRNRTCNYPIGAPHGHSCMGNATERGTCNTEFCPVDGVWSSWSDWSACTVTCGGGTVTRQRACNYQSGAPHGHNCTGNATERSTCNTDVCPVDGVWLQWADWSACTVTCGGGTVTRNRACNYPSGAPPGHNCTGTVTEVRTCNTDICSVDGVWSTWSDWSACTVTCGGGTVTRNRACYYPSGVPHGHNCTGNVTEGRTCNTDICSVDGVWSTWSAWSACTVTCGGGTVTRNRACDYPSGVPHGHNCTGNFTEKSTCNTDICPVDGVWSSWLDWSACTVTCGGGTGTRHRACNYPSGAPHGQNCTGNVTEGRTCNTNTCPVDGFWSNWFQWIACSVTCGGGGQSRSRLCLYPAGVPHGAYCMGNSTDSKTCNTESCPVDGFWSTWFQWTACSTTCGGGGQSRSRLCLYPAGVPHGANCMGSLTENKTCNTESCPDGNVCKDIDAQMCVLLAKRSPGLCQDQYYSRTACPKFCKLCPLECYQCKVSVRDYKNCNMTTTCNVNQRCMLEKTRSLLDGHDEYVMGCSPDASSQRASEHVVFFRHDRLYMIACGSLHVLLSVVSFLIIIWFMEVKSTGEIYEFFLVDNEGLDEGFTVVYV is encoded by the exons ATGAAACAAAAGTTGTTTGTCATCATTTTCGCCATCATTCTTGACATCACTTCCGTTGAGACGGGAAGTAAGGTGTTGCAGAAGAAGTTCTTTCAAG ATGGCCAGGACAACACTTGCAATTTCGACGCAAATACACTGTGCTCCTGGAGCAACGTTCGCATTTTGAAAGCCGGGGGGGTAAGCGACGATTTTGATTGGACGTTATATGCTGGCTCCACTCCAACTGACGACACGGGGCCAAGCGTTGATCACACAGCGGGGACAGATAAAG GTACTTATGCATTCATCGAATCAAGCGCTCCCAGAGTTTTGGGAGAAAAGGCTTGGATGGAGAGCCCGGAGATACCCGCGCTCGGACAGTCCGTTGTCTGCTTTCGGTTTTGGTACCATAAATATGGTGAAAACATGGGTAACCTGAGTGTCTACCAACATCAGCTTGGTCCCCGGCCCGGCAACCTTGTCTGGAGTGACGTCACTGAACACGGGGACCGGTGGTTATCGGCGCAAATTCCGCTGCTGGCCAATGTGAACTTCCGG ATCATCTTGGAAGGTGTCGTAGGCAATGGATTCCTCGGGGATATTGCCGTCGACGACGTTAGCGTCGGCAATGGATACTGTTTGGTTACACCACCGGAAGCGTCTCGGAGCAACGTCACTCCTCCACCAGTGACATCAGTGCCGTCGCCTG TCGACGGCAGGTGGGGAGTTTGGACCACGTGGTCGGTGTGTTCGGAATCGTGCGGTGGAGGAAACCAGTCTAGATCTAGGTCATGTGACTTTCCCTCTGGTGTTGCACACGGGGCTTATTGCACGGGGGACAGCACGGAGAATATTACTTGCAATACAGTACCTTGCCCAG tggACGGTGTCTGGTCCACGTGGTCAGCCTGGTCCGCATGTACAGTCACCTGTGGAGGCGGGACAGTGACTCGGAACAGGGCGTGTAATTACCCATCAGGGACGCCGCATGGTCACAACTGTACAGGAAATGCTACTGAAAGAAGCATGTGCAACACGGACATCTGTCCAG tggACGGTGTCTGGTCCACATGGTTAGCCTGGTCCGTATGTACAGTCACCTGTGGAGGCGGGACAGTGACTCGGAACAGGGCGTGTAATTACCAATCAGGGGTACCACATGGTCACAACTGTACAGGAAATGCTACTAAAAGAAGCACGTGCAACACGGACATCTGTCCAG TGGACGGTGTCTGGTCTACGTGGTCTACCTGGTCCGCATGTACAGTCACTTGTGGAGGCGGGACAGTGACTCGGAACAGGGCGTGCAATTACCCATCAGGGGTACCACATGGTCATAACTGCACGGGAAATGCAACAGAGGGGCGCAGTTGCAACACGGACATCTGTCCAG TGGACGGTGTCTGGTCCATCTGGTCAGACTGGTCCGCATGTACAGTCACCTGTGGAGGCGGGACTGGGACTCGGCACAGGGCGTGTACTTACCCATCAGGGGCGCCATATGGTCACAACTGTACGGGGAATGTCACAGAAAAAAGCACGTGCAACACGAACGTCTGTCCAG TGGACGGTGTCTGGTCCATGTGGTCAGTCTGGTCCGCATGTACAGTCACCTGTGGAGGCGGGACAGTGACTCGGAACAGGGCGTGTAATTACCCATCAGGGGCGCCTCATGGTCACAACTGCACGGGAAATGTCACAGAGGGCCGCATGTGCAACACGGACATCTGTCcag tGGACGGTGTCTGGTCCACGTGGTCCGCCTGGTCCGCATGTACAGTAACCTGTGGAGGCGGAACATTGACTCGGCAAAGGGCGTGTTATTACCCATCAGGGGTACCACATGGTCACAACTGCACGGGGAATGTCACAGAGGGGCGCACGTGCAACACGGACATCTGTCCAG TGGACGGTGTCTGGTCCACATGGTCAGACTGGTCCGCATGTAAAGTCACTTGTGGAGGCGGGACAGTGACTCGGAACAGGGCATGTAATTACCAATCAGGGGCGCCGCATGGTCACAACTGCACGGGGAATGACACAGAGGGGAGCACGTGCAACACGGACATCTGTCCAG TGGACGGTGTCTGGTCCATTTGGTCAGCCTGGTCCGCATGTACAGTCACCTGTGGAGGCGGTACAGTGACTCGGAACAGGACGTGTAATTACCCAATTGGGGCACCACATGGTCACAGCTGCATGGGAAATGCCACAGAAAGAGGCACGTGCAACACGGAATTCTGTCCAG TGGACGGTGTGTGGTCCTCATGGTCAGACTGGTCCGCATGTACAGTCACTTGTGGAGGCGGTACAGTGACTCGGCAAAGGGCGTGTAATTACCAATCAGGGGCACCACATGGTCACAACTGCACGGGAAATGCCACAGAAAGAAGCACGTGCAACACGGACGTCTGTCCAG TGGACGGTGTCTGGTTGCAATGGGCAGACTGGTCCGCATGTACAGTCACCTGTGGAGGCGGGACAGTGACTCGGAACAGGGCGTGTAATTACCCATCAGGGGCACCACCTGGTCACAACTGCACGGGGACTGTCACAGAGGTGCGCACGTGCAACACGGACATCTGTTCAG TGGACGGTGTCTGGTCCACATGGTCAGACTGGTCCGCATGTACAGTCACCTGTGGTGGCGGTACAGTGACTCGGAACAGGGCGTGTTATTACCCATCAGGGGTACCACATGGTCACAACTGCACTGGGAATGTCACAGAGGGGCGCACGTGCAACACGGACATCTGTTCAG TGGACGGTGTCTGGTCCACGTGGTCCGCCTGGTCCGCATGTACAGTCACCTGTGGAGGCGGGACAGTGACTCGGAATAGGGCGTGTGACTACCCATCAGGGGTACCACATGGTCACAACTGCACAGGAAATTTCACAGAAAAAAGCACGTGCAACACGGACATCTGTCCAG TGGACGGTGTCTGGTCCTCCTGGTTAGACTGGTCCGCATGTACAGTCACCTGTGGAGGCGGGACTGGGACTCGGCACAGGGCGTGTAATTACCCATCAGGGGCGCCACATGGTCAAAACTGCACGGGCAATGTCACAGAGGGGCGCACGTGTAACACAAACACCTGTCCAG TGGACGGCTTCTGGAGCAATTGGTTTCAATGGATCGCTTGCTCTGTAACTTGCGGTGGAGGGGGACAGTCTAGATCCAGGTTATGCCTCTATCCGGCGGGTGTTCCGCACGGAGCTTATTGCATGGGGAACTCAACGGATAGTAAAACATGCAACACAGAGTCATGCCCAG TGGACGGCTTCTGGAGCACTTGGTTTCAATGGACCGCGTGTTCTACCACTTGCGGTGGAGGAGGTCAGTCTAGATCCCGATTATGCCTCTATCCGGCGGGTGTTCCGCACGGGGCTAATTGCATGGGGAGCTTAACGGAGAATAAAACATGCAACACAGAATCATGCCCAG ACGGCAACGTATGCAAGGACATTGACGCCCAGATGTGCGTCCTGCTTGCGAAAAGAAGCCCTGGCCTCTGCCAGGATCAGTATTATAGTCGAACGGCATGTCCGAAATTCTGTAAACTTTGCC CTCTCGAATGTTACCAATGTAAGGTGTCGGTCCGCGACTACAAAAATTGTAACATGACCACAACATGTAACGTTAACCAG CGATGTATGCTAGAGAAGACGCGTTCGCTTCTGGACGGGCATGATGAGTATGTGATGGGCTGTAGCCCCGATGCCAGTAGCCAGAGGGCAAGTGAACATGTAGTTTTTTTCAGACATGATAGGTTATATATGATTGCCTGTGGAAGTCTACATGTATTGCTTTCAGTCGTgagttttttaattataatatggtTTATGGAAGTAAAGTCTACTGGTGAGATTTACGAGTTTTTTCTGGTTGATAATGAAGGTCTTGATGAAGGGTTTACAGTC GTCTATGTGTAG
- the LOC127855530 gene encoding uncharacterized protein LOC127855530 produces the protein MIVGVTCCDTDRCNLPTESSAVPNAVTVHSTVPHTSTVPNTITHTPTQHVPSCVKDIVIIVQDFWSHHTHLENATPYVTAFLKELVARLPIGQTDSLLELSLIDTHIHKVWSLTDYLTNNRLQTALNDIPFKKTSDILDINDLVLYLSSQAFGIGSGDRPNVPNTVVIFVDQRARLHGHVIALGNVHSTDIVIVNIGSAVHSAVSQIATLATGSHHVLSVAGYNALHGIKDTLVNLICN, from the exons ATGATCGTGGGGGTCACGTGCTGCGATACAGACAGATGCAACCTACCAACAGAATCAAGCGCAGTGCCAAACGCCGTCACAGTGCACAGTACAGTACCACACACCAGCACAGTGCCAAACACAATCACACACACACCAA CTCAACATGTACCAAGTTGTGTAAAAGACATCGTGATAATTGTACAAGACTTCTGGTCTCATCACACGCACCTGGAAAACGCTACGCCCTACGTGACAGCCTTTCTGAAGGAACTTGTAGCTCGTCTTCCGATTGGTCAAACAGACAGCCTTCTGGAACTTTCCCTAATTGATACACACATTCATAAAGTCTGGTCCCTTACTGACTATCTTACCAATAACAGACTGCAAACAGCTTTAAATGATATACCGTTTAAAAAAACGAGCGACATCCTTGATATCAACGATTTAGTACTTTACCTCTCCAGCCAGGCGTTTGGTATCGGATCAGGCGACAGACCAAATGTACCTAATACAGTCGTCATATTTGTGGATCAACGAGCGCGGCTACACGGTCACGTGATCGCGTTGGGTAATGTTCATAGCACTGACATCGTCATTGTGAATATTGGTAGTGCCGTCCATAGCGCTGTGTCCCAAATTGCGACGCTGGCCACGGGCTCCCACCACGTGCTCTCGGTCGCGGGTTATAACGCACTTCACGGAATCAAAGATACTCTTGTCAACCTTATTTGTAACTAA